One stretch of Brevinematales bacterium DNA includes these proteins:
- the ruvC gene encoding crossover junction endodeoxyribonuclease RuvC, which produces MRVLGIDPGLQRLGFAVLEIEGSEIKPLSYGLISTETGIPKNDRIYQVYQDVETLIKKYRPAVMGLETLIFAKNTRTAMVISEVRGALLVLAKAYEMDIVEFSPLQVKTSVCGYGRASKAQIQQAVRILLSLAETPSPDDVADAIAIALCSAHRK; this is translated from the coding sequence ATGCGGGTACTCGGCATCGACCCCGGCCTCCAGCGTCTGGGGTTCGCGGTACTCGAAATCGAAGGCTCCGAAATCAAACCGTTATCCTACGGGCTCATCTCCACCGAAACCGGCATCCCAAAAAACGACCGCATCTATCAAGTTTATCAGGACGTGGAGACGCTGATAAAGAAATACCGCCCCGCGGTTATGGGGCTCGAGACGCTGATATTCGCGAAAAACACCCGCACCGCGATGGTGATCAGCGAGGTGCGCGGCGCGTTACTGGTGCTCGCTAAGGCGTATGAAATGGACATCGTCGAATTCAGCCCGTTACAGGTCAAGACCTCCGTGTGCGGTTACGGGCGCGCGTCGAAAGCGCAAATCCAGCAGGCGGTACGGATACTCCTCTCGCTAGCGGAAACCCCGTCCCCGGACGATGTAGCCGACGCGATCGCTATCGCGCTATGTTCCGCGCATCGAAAATAA
- the coaBC gene encoding bifunctional phosphopantothenoylcysteine decarboxylase/phosphopantothenate--cysteine ligase CoaBC — MRILIGVTGGIAVYKVLGVIRQLESEGHEIRVMMTPAAAKFIQPILFKTLCHNEVYVDDFDFSRPIAHVELADWADVFAVVPATGNTIAKIANGIADNLLTSTALAVTSRRIVFPSMNVHMYENPATQANIRALSEKLGYEVIEPDSGNLACGYSGKGRLAGEETIAAVITRDPSMPLRGKKYIVTSGGTIERLDPVRYLSNFSSGRMGVEIAKALYRRGADVLLVYGNMQIAAPAYLPSIAAQTAVEMLDAVRGKMPEYDGLFMSAAVADYRPAKASASKIKKTGGDINIELTQNPDVLKTIAGEFGGKLYVGFALETDSAEGSAAEKLKSKKLDYIVLNRIDESFNPLGSAQNEVVLIDRSGGRAESGRMDKKEIAEWLIGRILPETAPR; from the coding sequence ATGAGAATATTAATCGGGGTAACCGGCGGAATCGCGGTATATAAAGTGCTCGGCGTAATCCGTCAGCTCGAATCCGAGGGTCACGAAATCCGGGTAATGATGACCCCCGCGGCCGCCAAGTTCATCCAGCCTATACTATTCAAAACACTTTGCCATAACGAAGTCTATGTCGACGATTTCGACTTTTCGCGGCCTATCGCGCATGTCGAACTCGCCGATTGGGCGGACGTGTTCGCGGTCGTACCCGCTACGGGCAACACGATCGCGAAGATCGCCAACGGTATCGCCGATAACCTGCTTACCTCTACGGCTCTCGCGGTCACATCCCGGCGTATCGTGTTCCCCTCGATGAATGTGCATATGTACGAGAACCCCGCGACGCAGGCGAATATTCGCGCGCTTTCGGAGAAGCTCGGCTACGAGGTAATCGAGCCGGACTCAGGGAATCTCGCGTGCGGGTATAGCGGGAAGGGGAGGCTGGCGGGTGAGGAAACGATTGCCGCTGTGATTACCCGGGATCCGTCGATGCCCCTTCGGGGAAAGAAATATATAGTGACCTCGGGCGGGACTATCGAGAGGCTCGACCCGGTACGCTACCTGTCCAACTTCTCGAGCGGAAGGATGGGGGTGGAGATCGCGAAGGCGCTCTACCGGCGGGGTGCGGACGTCCTGCTGGTTTACGGAAATATGCAGATCGCGGCGCCCGCGTACCTGCCGTCCATCGCGGCGCAGACCGCTGTTGAAATGCTCGACGCGGTTCGCGGGAAGATGCCCGAATACGACGGGCTTTTCATGTCGGCGGCAGTCGCGGATTACCGTCCGGCTAAAGCATCCGCGTCCAAGATAAAAAAGACCGGCGGAGATATCAATATCGAATTGACCCAAAACCCCGACGTGCTGAAAACTATAGCGGGGGAATTCGGTGGAAAGCTCTATGTCGGATTCGCGCTCGAAACAGACTCAGCCGAGGGAAGCGCCGCCGAAAAACTGAAGAGTAAGAAACTCGATTATATTGTCCTCAACCGGATTGATGAATCGTTCAACCCGTTGGGGAGCGCACAGAACGAGGTCGTGCTGATCGATCGATCAGGCGGCCGCGCCGAAAGCGGCCGGATGGACAAGAAGGAAATCGCCGAATGGTTGATCGGGCGTATCCTGCCCGAAACGGCGCCGCGTTAA
- a CDS encoding aminotransferase class I/II-fold pyridoxal phosphate-dependent enzyme yields the protein MISERSKRVDSSGIRKVFELAAKIENPINFSIGQPDFDVPDAVKEAAIKAIRDGFNRYTLTQGITELRERIIHDASVTYHKKFDLSQVIITSGVSGGLMLALLSIINPGDEIIVFDPYFVMYKHLTHLIDGKTVIVDTYPDFRIDYAKLKAAVSPRTKAIILNSPSNPTGYVYTKDDIDAAVKVAKENGILIISDEIYDGFVYDGKFDSPANYYDNVLILGGFSKTYAMTGWRMGFAIGSPELIGQMIKLQQYSFVCAPSPFQYAALAALDLDTEPFREAYRKKRDLIYDGLKDSFDIVKPGGAFYMFPALKSGDVSSFVELAISHKVLIIPGNVFSEKNTNFRIAFTVEDDELKRGIDILNQIVVEFENRI from the coding sequence ATGATTTCCGAAAGGTCTAAAAGAGTTGATTCTTCCGGTATACGGAAAGTGTTCGAATTGGCGGCGAAAATCGAGAACCCGATCAATTTCAGCATCGGCCAGCCCGATTTCGACGTACCGGATGCGGTTAAGGAAGCCGCGATAAAGGCGATCCGCGACGGGTTCAACCGTTACACCCTCACGCAGGGTATTACCGAACTTCGGGAACGGATTATTCACGACGCGTCCGTTACCTATCATAAAAAGTTCGACCTGAGCCAGGTGATTATCACATCCGGCGTATCCGGCGGGCTGATGCTCGCGCTGCTGTCGATCATCAATCCCGGCGACGAGATTATCGTGTTCGACCCGTACTTCGTGATGTACAAGCACCTGACGCACCTGATCGACGGTAAGACCGTCATAGTGGATACGTACCCCGATTTCAGGATCGACTACGCCAAGCTCAAGGCGGCGGTCTCACCCAGAACCAAAGCGATTATACTGAATAGCCCCAGCAATCCGACGGGGTATGTTTATACGAAAGACGATATAGACGCCGCCGTGAAAGTCGCGAAGGAGAACGGCATCCTGATTATCTCCGACGAGATTTACGACGGGTTTGTGTACGACGGGAAATTCGACAGCCCCGCGAACTATTACGATAACGTCCTGATACTCGGCGGGTTCTCGAAGACGTATGCGATGACCGGATGGCGCATGGGGTTCGCAATCGGCAGTCCCGAACTGATCGGGCAGATGATCAAGCTCCAGCAGTACTCGTTCGTCTGCGCGCCCAGTCCGTTCCAGTATGCCGCGCTTGCCGCGCTCGATCTCGATACGGAACCGTTCCGCGAGGCCTACCGCAAGAAGCGCGACCTGATCTATGACGGATTGAAGGACTCCTTTGATATAGTAAAACCGGGCGGGGCGTTCTATATGTTCCCCGCGCTGAAATCGGGGGATGTTTCCAGCTTCGTGGAGCTCGCGATCAGTCATAAAGTACTGATTATCCCGGGCAACGTGTTCTCCGAGAAGAATACCAACTTCCGTATCGCGTTCACGGTAGAGGACGACGAACTGAAGCGCGGTATCGATATATTGAACCAAATTGTCGTAGAGTTTGAAAACAGGATATAG
- the ftsZ gene encoding cell division protein FtsZ translates to MYRNQYEQPSLENEAEFAEDGKVTTIKVVGIGGAGCNAVNRMIEEGIRNVDFIAVNTDKQVLQQSLAPVKLQIGMRSTRGLGAGARPEVGEKAAQEDIELIKQHLEGADMVFITAGMGGGTGTGASPIFAKVAKELGALTVAVITIPFEYEGPKRHSVARQGIERLKENVDTMLIITNSRILKIIDRKTPIKDAFRKIDEVLKQSVQGISDIISDVGLINVDFADVKTVLSNKGEAIMGIGMAHGENRAVEAVKMAMENPLIENNSFKNAGAMLVVFIGGQDFPMEEYDEASKTIASYCRPNADIIMGVDIDENLKDKVKVIVVATDFSKDYEEEMIDEPLNDDDIFDDRKVIDVASHYQNKQSQRFRLLYTNQQKDFASKPEKVFETNLETPTFIRNRREKLG, encoded by the coding sequence ATGTATCGGAATCAGTATGAACAGCCGTCGCTTGAGAACGAAGCGGAGTTCGCAGAGGACGGAAAAGTTACCACGATTAAGGTAGTGGGAATCGGGGGAGCGGGATGCAACGCGGTGAACCGGATGATCGAGGAAGGTATCCGTAACGTCGACTTCATCGCCGTGAACACCGATAAGCAGGTGCTGCAGCAGTCGCTCGCGCCTGTGAAGCTCCAGATCGGTATGCGTTCTACGCGCGGACTGGGCGCGGGCGCAAGGCCCGAAGTGGGCGAGAAGGCCGCGCAGGAGGATATCGAGCTGATTAAGCAGCATCTCGAGGGCGCGGACATGGTGTTTATCACCGCAGGGATGGGCGGCGGTACCGGCACAGGAGCGTCGCCGATCTTCGCGAAGGTCGCGAAGGAATTGGGCGCGCTGACGGTCGCAGTGATCACTATCCCGTTCGAGTACGAAGGCCCCAAGCGGCACAGTGTGGCGCGGCAGGGTATCGAACGCCTCAAGGAAAATGTCGATACGATGCTGATTATCACCAATTCGAGGATACTCAAGATTATCGACCGCAAGACCCCGATCAAGGACGCGTTCCGCAAAATCGACGAAGTACTCAAGCAATCGGTGCAGGGTATCTCCGATATCATTTCCGACGTGGGACTCATCAACGTCGACTTCGCGGATGTGAAGACCGTCCTGTCGAACAAGGGCGAGGCGATTATGGGAATCGGTATGGCGCACGGCGAGAACCGCGCGGTCGAAGCCGTCAAGATGGCGATGGAGAATCCGCTGATCGAGAACAACTCGTTCAAGAACGCCGGCGCGATGCTGGTGGTGTTTATCGGCGGGCAGGACTTCCCGATGGAAGAATACGACGAGGCCTCGAAGACGATCGCGAGCTACTGCCGTCCCAACGCGGATATTATTATGGGTGTGGATATCGACGAAAACCTCAAGGATAAAGTAAAGGTCATCGTAGTCGCTACCGACTTCTCTAAGGACTACGAGGAAGAGATGATAGACGAGCCGTTGAATGACGACGATATTTTCGACGACAGAAAGGTCATCGATGTCGCGTCGCATTACCAGAACAAACAGAGTCAGCGGTTCCGCCTGCTGTATACCAATCAGCAGAAAGATTTCGCGTCCAAGCCGGAGAAGGTGTTCGAGACCAATCTCGAAACGCCTACGTTCATCAGGAACAGAAGAGAAAAGCTCGGTTAA
- the ftsA gene encoding cell division protein FtsA, producing MGSRIVTGLDIGTTKVCAVIAMITESNELEILGVGVVPSKGLRKGVVINIDESAASIAAAIEMSEIQAGVEISGVYIGISGGHIEGINSKGVIAIIDKRKEITESDVRRVIDAAAAIVIPIDRDVIHILPQEFIVDDQDGVKDPVGMSGMRLEAIVHIITAAGTSINNLIKSVNKAGYDADEIVLEPLASAQAVLTEEEREMGVALVDIGGGTTDFIVFEQGSLRHTGVLAIGGNHITTDISIGLKTPNAAAEEIKLKYGAAVADFIKEEEQIEVPGIGGRPPHMEQRRILVEYMQPRIEEILALVNNELEKSGKKNTLGAGIVLTGGVSLTPYIGDLASEVFGLPVRVGAPLGIKGLHDIVDSPIFSTAVGLTLYAQDNLPKLGPTNTKDEEKNRESVISRIRKWLDEFF from the coding sequence TTGGGTTCAAGGATAGTGACCGGGTTAGACATCGGCACCACCAAGGTTTGCGCGGTAATCGCGATGATAACCGAGTCCAATGAACTCGAGATACTTGGCGTCGGCGTGGTGCCGTCGAAAGGCCTGCGGAAGGGAGTCGTCATCAATATCGACGAATCCGCCGCGTCTATCGCCGCCGCTATCGAGATGTCGGAAATCCAGGCCGGCGTGGAAATCAGTGGGGTTTATATCGGGATTTCCGGCGGACATATCGAGGGAATTAACAGCAAGGGCGTGATCGCCATTATCGATAAACGGAAAGAGATCACCGAGTCCGATGTACGGAGGGTTATCGACGCGGCCGCGGCTATTGTGATACCGATCGACCGCGACGTCATCCATATCCTCCCGCAGGAGTTTATCGTAGACGACCAGGACGGGGTGAAAGACCCGGTTGGGATGTCCGGCATGCGTCTCGAGGCGATCGTGCATATCATCACCGCCGCGGGTACGTCCATCAACAACCTGATTAAGAGCGTGAATAAGGCGGGATACGACGCCGACGAAATAGTTCTCGAACCTCTAGCCTCGGCGCAGGCCGTGCTGACCGAGGAGGAACGCGAGATGGGAGTGGCGCTGGTCGATATCGGCGGCGGGACTACCGATTTCATCGTGTTCGAGCAGGGCTCCCTCCGGCATACCGGGGTTCTCGCGATCGGCGGGAATCATATCACGACCGACATCTCCATAGGACTGAAGACCCCCAACGCCGCCGCCGAAGAAATCAAGCTGAAATACGGCGCGGCAGTCGCGGACTTTATCAAAGAAGAAGAACAGATCGAAGTACCCGGTATCGGCGGGCGTCCCCCGCATATGGAACAGCGCCGGATACTGGTCGAATATATGCAGCCGCGTATCGAGGAGATTCTCGCGCTCGTGAATAACGAACTGGAGAAGAGCGGCAAGAAGAACACCCTCGGCGCGGGCATTGTCCTGACCGGCGGGGTATCGCTGACCCCGTATATCGGCGACCTCGCGAGCGAAGTATTCGGCCTCCCGGTGCGCGTAGGCGCGCCGCTCGGGATCAAGGGACTCCACGACATCGTGGACAGCCCCATCTTCTCGACCGCCGTGGGACTCACCCTTTACGCGCAGGACAACCTGCCGAAGCTCGGCCCGACGAACACCAAGGACGAGGAGAAGAACCGGGAGTCGGTTATCTCCCGGATACGGAAGTGGCTGGACGAGTTCTTCTAG